The Desulfobulbaceae bacterium genome includes the window CCGATCTGCCGGCTGTCAGCCCCGGTAAAGGCGCCTTTTTCCCGGCCAAACAGCTCGCTCTCCAGCAGATTGGCGGGTAAGGCGGCGCAGTTGACTGTAATAAGCGGACGATCTTTGCGAGGGCTGAGGTTGTGGATAGCGCCGGCAATCAGCTCCTTGCCGGTGCCGGTCTCACCGAGGACAAGAACCGTGGCATTGGTCGGCGCAACCTGTTCCGCCCGGTAGAGTACATATTTGAGGCCATCGCTTTGGCCGATAATGTGATTGTGCTGGTGTTTCTTTTTGATCTCCTGGTGAAAGTAGACGTTCTCAACCACGAGTCGGTCTTTCAATGTTTTAATTTCAGCCAGGGCCAAGAGCAGAGCTTTTTCGGCCTTCTTGTGATACCTGATTCTCTGCTCCATCTCCTCTTTGATTTCGCGTGGTTGCAGCCGACGCTCCAGAACTCGTCGTTCGGAGCCGTCATGGGCTTTTGCCGAGGCCTCGTGCCGGAGTTTTTGTCCGGTAATGTCACGGATATGGCACTGAATTACCTTTTTGGGGCCGACATAAAAAATAGTACCGACAAACTCCACGGCAATAGTTCGGCCTCCTTTCGTCTCCAGTGGCAGATTCTGATATTGAAGGTAGCCATCGGTTTGCAACTGTTGAAAGGCGGTTTTTGAGGTTTTAACATCTTGGAAGAGGCCGATATCCCAAAGTTTTTTCCCCTGTAATTCGGCATAGGAGTATCCCAGGATTTCGGTCATGAAAGGATTTACATCGGTAATCTGTCCCGTTTCGGCATCAAGGATCACGATGCCCTCTCTGGTTACTTCAAAGAGTCGGCGGTAACGAGTTTTCGAGGCGTTCCGCTCCTCCTCCAGTTTCTTGCGCTCGTCAATGTCAGTAATCGCGGTCCGGTATTGCGGCTTATCCGGCTGCGCTGAGGCGGAAGGGATGGTGTCAAGCTGGGCGAAAAATGGTTTGCCGCTTTCCGGGAGAATGGTGATCGTGCAGTTCTGGCTCTTTTTTGTTGTTAAGGCCTTTTGCATATGCAGATAAAAGATATCACTGTCTTCCTGACTCAGGAAAGAGGTGAACTCTTTATGGAGCAAGGCGTCGTGTTCCCGGCCCAACTGGCGACAGCCGCACAGATTTACGGAAAGAATCTTTCCTTTACGGCTGAATGTGAAGTAGCCAACCGGGGCATAATCATAGAGGTCGACGTACTTGGATCGAGACTCTTCTAGCTGGAGCTGGATCTCGCGCAACTCGTCATTCTGCAGCGTGAGTTCGATCTGATGGGTGCGAAGTTCATGAATGAGTTTATGGGTTTCGACAGGGGACAATATGTCGGTATGGGCAGTTTCGAGCTTCAGCAGGGCCTCAGCTTTTTTCCGTAAGTGATCAGTTTTGTCTTTCCTTTTTTTCGTGTCCATAAATTTCTAGTTGCGACAATCTCCTGCTTTTTTGGTTAAGGTTGCTTAGGCTGAAGGCTGTAGCTGCGATGGAAAACGGAATAACTGGAATTCGGCACTAAGGCACTAAACTGGTAAATGTGAGTTTGACTCTACCATGAATACAGCTAAATGCACACACTATTAATAAAAATGTGCGGAGTCAGGTACGTTTGTTGTTGTTGTTGTTTGTTGTTGTAGTAGTAGTAACATCAGTCTGATAGTGATACGATGTCTTGAGAATGCCTTACCCTTAAAAGTTCGGAAAGGTCCAGGCAAAAGCCAAAGGAGAAAACAGATGGATTATATAAATGAGTACTTACAGAAGATCAGTTGGGACAGTTTAATTCAAACCAGTTTTAAGATTTTTATTATTTTATTTTTGGCCTGGCTCGGGATGTTTATCCTGCGAAAATCTCTGGTTCGACTCGAAAAACGGCTTTTAGACCAGGGCAGAGCCGCCGGAGAACCACCATCCGAATCTGAAAAAAGAATCGAAACGGTCATCCGGTTAGTCAAACAGGCCTCATTTTTAGCATTATGGATCACAGTTATTCTGGTAATTCTCAAGGAGATCGGTGTTGAAATCGGACCAATACTGGCGAGTGCCGGAGTTCTTGGCCTGGCAATCGGTTTTGGTGCTCAAAACCTTGTCAAAGACGTGATAGCCGGGTTCTTTTATATTCTTGAAAATCAGGTGCGGGTAGGAGATGTCGCGATAATTAACGGTACCGGAGGTTTGGTGGAACAGATAAATTTTAGAACAATTGTTCTTCGTGACCTGGGTGGAATTGTTCATATCTTCCCAAATGGATCGGTAACCACATTAAGCAACCTGACCAACGAATGGTCGGCATATGTTTTCAATATCGGTGTGGCCTATAAGGAAAACACCGATCATGTTATTGATGTCATGAATCAGGTAGGGGCTGAGATGATGGAGGACGCTGATTTTGGTCCATTTATGCTTGAGCCGCCGGAGATATTTGGGGTCGACAAATTTGATAGTTCCTCAGTTATTATAAAAGGCAGAATCAAGACAAGGCCCATTCGACAATGGATGGTTGGCAGAGAGTATCTGCGGCGCATTAAGCTGGCCTTTGATACGGCAAACATCGAAATTCCTTTTCCGCACCAGACAGTTTACTTTGGCGCGGCAAGCAAGCCAATTGATGTTCAGTTACTTGAAAAATTTAGTTAGATTTGTGTCACCATCTGCCGGTATCTGTCCATAATCTGATTCATGACTGGTTCAAGTTCGTCAGGATTAATAACCAGCAGATCGCCTGTTTCGGCCTTTTAAAAAAAGCGATCGATTGCCGTTGTCGGGTCTGAAACTATCTCGATATTTATGGCCTGAAACCCGCCTTTCAGCAGGCCTTCGTTTCTCCTGCGGGCCGGTTCCGGGGGTCCAGATCAGCCAGGAGTATGTAGTCGTAAAGAGCCGCCAGGGATAGACCATATTCAATGATCTGTTCATCGGTTCGACTTCCGGTTCCATGGCATAAGGCAGTTTTTTTGCCTGGTGAGAGTCTTGGTAATAGTCTAGCCATGGCCTGCGATGACTCTTTGTTGTGACTGTAATCCACCAGGACCTTGTACTTTTG containing:
- a CDS encoding mechanosensitive ion channel family protein — encoded protein: MDYINEYLQKISWDSLIQTSFKIFIILFLAWLGMFILRKSLVRLEKRLLDQGRAAGEPPSESEKRIETVIRLVKQASFLALWITVILVILKEIGVEIGPILASAGVLGLAIGFGAQNLVKDVIAGFFYILENQVRVGDVAIINGTGGLVEQINFRTIVLRDLGGIVHIFPNGSVTTLSNLTNEWSAYVFNIGVAYKENTDHVIDVMNQVGAEMMEDADFGPFMLEPPEIFGVDKFDSSSVIIKGRIKTRPIRQWMVGREYLRRIKLAFDTANIEIPFPHQTVYFGAASKPIDVQLLEKFS
- a CDS encoding sigma 54-interacting transcriptional regulator, with the translated sequence MDTKKRKDKTDHLRKKAEALLKLETAHTDILSPVETHKLIHELRTHQIELTLQNDELREIQLQLEESRSKYVDLYDYAPVGYFTFSRKGKILSVNLCGCRQLGREHDALLHKEFTSFLSQEDSDIFYLHMQKALTTKKSQNCTITILPESGKPFFAQLDTIPSASAQPDKPQYRTAITDIDERKKLEEERNASKTRYRRLFEVTREGIVILDAETGQITDVNPFMTEILGYSYAELQGKKLWDIGLFQDVKTSKTAFQQLQTDGYLQYQNLPLETKGGRTIAVEFVGTIFYVGPKKVIQCHIRDITGQKLRHEASAKAHDGSERRVLERRLQPREIKEEMEQRIRYHKKAEKALLLALAEIKTLKDRLVVENVYFHQEIKKKHQHNHIIGQSDGLKYVLYRAEQVAPTNATVLVLGETGTGKELIAGAIHNLSPRKDRPLITVNCAALPANLLESELFGREKGAFTGADSRQIGRYEIADGSTLCLDEIGELPLEMQAKLLRVIQHGSFERLGSSKTIKVDVRVVATTNRNLEEEILSGRFRKDLYYRLNVFPITVPPLRQRSEDIPLLVETFVERYAKKMGRQITSIPKTTMKALVEYPWPGNVRELESIIERSVILCSGPGFQLADKLITTSTPILLAGGTLKDVERNHLMQTLTETNWRIEGENGAAIILGLHPSTLRARMHKLGIVRPSDAPTPA